GCCCATGGTGGCATCGGCGCGAACGAAGGGCGCCAGGATGCGGCCGGTCTCGGCCGGACCCAGCGGGTTGTCGCCCGTGACCTGGAAGCCCTGGATCGCGAACACCGGCTCGGGCGCCGGGGCCAGCGGCGCTGCCGGGGCCTGACCCCAGGCGGCGCCGGCCACCGCCGACAGCGCCAGTGCCAGCACGGCCGGTGCGACCCGTCGGCGTTGCCCGTGCGCGGGCGCGCCATTGCGCTTGAACATGATCTCGCCCCTCATCCTTGTGCGGCCGCGGCCCGGCGACAGGGCGCCGCCACGGCCGGGTGACCCGTCAACTGCAGGTGTTCCTGCTTCTCACGTTGTTGTCCTGCAGCACCGACTGCAGCAGCGGGTTGCGGCTGGTGGGCAGCGGCACGCTGTCGAAGTCGATGAACTTCGGGATGTCCAGAGGCCGGGCCGTGTTGCCGTCCTGCCCGGCGAAGCCGGCCTCGCCCCGGCCCAGGTGCAGCACCTCGCCGGCGGTGGCCACCTCGATGTGGCCGTCGCGCACGAACACGAACAGGCCCTCCTGCGCGTCGGACACGTTCTCCTTGGCGAACAGCTTGGCCGGCACCGCCACGCCGTCGGGACGCGGCGCGTCGATGGCCGGTGGGTTGCTGATCGGCACGATGCCGGCGGTGGGCGAGATGAACAGGCCCTGGCCGGCCTGCAGCACCTGCAGCGCGGTCTGGCCGTCCGGCGTGACGACCACCGAGCCCAGCCAGTTGAAGACGGTCAGGCCGGCGTCGTTGCCGGCCGGCGGCTCGCCCGCGCAGGCGCCGGTGCAGCCGATGTCCAGGCCGGTGCCGCGCACGCCGATGGTGGCGGTGGCGGTGGCAAAGCCCACGTTGCGGTTGTTGGCCTTGGCGATCAGGCCGGTCAGCGCGCGCACGGTGCCGCGCAGCACCGAGACCAGGAAGCGGCCCTCGGCCGCGTTCTGCTCGTCATAGACGAAGTTGTCGACCCGGAAGCGAGTGGACGCGCCCAGCGTGATGCGGGTGTCGTCGCGGAAGGCGATCACGGCTCGGGTGCCGGCACCGGTCTCGACCACGTCGCCCGGATAGATGCTGCCGCCGTCGACCAGCCGGCGGCGCTGGTTGCCGGCGTCCACCGCGAACAACTCGCCTTGCGCCTGCACGACCTTGGCGCTGGCCAGCACGGCGTTCGGCCGGGACCGCTCGGCCACCTTGCCCGACTCGGCGGCGCAGTCGCGCGCGCACAGGCGGGCGTCGAAGTCGGTGCCCCGGATGCCGATGGTGGCGGTGCTGGTCTGCACCCGCGCCGCGTGGGGGGAGCCCTTGGCGATCAGGCCGGTGACCGCGCGAAAGCCGCCGCGGATCATCTGCAGCAGCATGCCGTTGTCGGGCGCGTTCTCCTTGAACTGGTACTGCGACAGCACCAGCTCGGAGTTGGGCCGCACCGTCATCCGGGTGCCGTCGGCCAGCCGCACGATGGCCGAGGCCCCGGCCGAGGTGGTAAGGCGGTCGCCCTGCTGCAGGGACAGGCCCTTGCCCAGCGTGCGCGGGGCCTGCCCCGGCGCCTGCGCGAAGCCGACGCCGCGCGCGAATTCCACCTCGCCGGCGGCCTGCGCCAGCACGGCCCCGCCGGCCAGCGCCAGCAGCGCGCCCGCCGCCAGCCTGGCCAGAGCCTGGTTGATGTCTTGCCCCCGCATGGCGCCCTCCGGATCCTCTGCTTGCCCGCAATCTGTATCCGGATGTTATACCCACCGCCGAGCTGCCGGCGGCAGCACCCGCGCCGGCAGCGGCCTGGCCGCCGTGCAGAAGTCACGGCCGGGTGGCGCGCGGCGCCCCCCGCCGTCAGACCAGGACGCGCTCGATGCCGCCCGCGTTGGCGGCCTGCACGTAGCCGGGCAGCCAGTCCTCGCCCAGGATCTGCCGCGCCATCTCGATCACGATGTAGTCGGCTTCCAGCAGGCCGTTCTGCAGGTCATGGCCGTAGCGGTTCAGCCCTTGCAGGCAGCTCGGGCAACTGGTGAGCACCTTGATGTTGTCCTGCGGCCCGACGGCGCCGGAAGCGCGCAGCGCCGCTTCGTCCATGCGCAGCTGCTCCTCCTTGCGGAATCGCACCTGGGTGGCGATGTCCGGCCGGGTGATGCCGAAGGTGCCCGATTCGCCGCAGCAGCGCTCGGTCTTGCGCACGTTGTCGCCGAGCAGCGCCTTGACGGTCTTCATCGGCTCCTGCTGCTTCATCGGCGTGTGGCAGGGGTCGTGGTACAGGTAGCCGCCGCCGCCGGGCAGGGTGATGCCCTTTTCCAGCAGGT
The sequence above is a segment of the Ramlibacter tataouinensis genome. Coding sequences within it:
- a CDS encoding FecR family protein; translated protein: MRGQDINQALARLAAGALLALAGGAVLAQAAGEVEFARGVGFAQAPGQAPRTLGKGLSLQQGDRLTTSAGASAIVRLADGTRMTVRPNSELVLSQYQFKENAPDNGMLLQMIRGGFRAVTGLIAKGSPHAARVQTSTATIGIRGTDFDARLCARDCAAESGKVAERSRPNAVLASAKVVQAQGELFAVDAGNQRRRLVDGGSIYPGDVVETGAGTRAVIAFRDDTRITLGASTRFRVDNFVYDEQNAAEGRFLVSVLRGTVRALTGLIAKANNRNVGFATATATIGVRGTGLDIGCTGACAGEPPAGNDAGLTVFNWLGSVVVTPDGQTALQVLQAGQGLFISPTAGIVPISNPPAIDAPRPDGVAVPAKLFAKENVSDAQEGLFVFVRDGHIEVATAGEVLHLGRGEAGFAGQDGNTARPLDIPKFIDFDSVPLPTSRNPLLQSVLQDNNVRSRNTCS